One bacterium genomic region harbors:
- a CDS encoding class I SAM-dependent methyltransferase has product MVEKGKEKFDGIEWLKRKGVYVGWKDWQERKIDLTALKNMVVLNAGCGSGTESYHFHPFVKKIYTIDINEKDIREGKEKYKAENLFFEVGDIEQMPFKDSTFDIIYTRWVVEHLKNPSRFIDESYRILKKGGILMICTSNIKSSLGFSMIIPHSLKLKILKILHKCDDVAHYKCYYRANSIQKLDKLCKDKFKRIYLERFDGEITYCRNFKILTYLWFLKHKLTNNKLLNWTHAHFFVEYEKT; this is encoded by the coding sequence ATGGTAGAAAAAGGGAAAGAAAAATTTGATGGAATCGAATGGCTAAAGAGAAAAGGAGTTTATGTAGGTTGGAAAGATTGGCAAGAGAGAAAAATAGACTTAACGGCACTTAAAAATATGGTTGTGCTGAATGCTGGATGCGGTTCTGGAACAGAAAGCTATCATTTTCACCCATTTGTTAAAAAAATCTATACCATAGACATAAATGAAAAAGATATTAGAGAAGGAAAAGAAAAATACAAAGCTGAGAATCTCTTTTTTGAAGTAGGAGATATTGAACAGATGCCATTTAAAGATTCTACCTTTGATATCATATACACCCGTTGGGTTGTCGAACATCTCAAGAACCCGAGTAGATTTATTGATGAATCTTATAGAATATTAAAAAAGGGAGGTATTTTGATGATATGTACTTCAAATATAAAGAGTAGTTTGGGATTCTCAATGATAATTCCTCATTCGCTGAAACTAAAAATTTTAAAGATATTACATAAATGTGATGATGTTGCACATTATAAATGTTATTATCGAGCAAATTCAATACAGAAATTAGATAAGTTATGTAAAGATAAATTTAAAAGAATATATTTAGAGCGATTTGATGGGGAAATAACATATTGCAGAAATTTTAAGATTTTAACTTATTTGTGGTTTCTAAAACACAAACTGACAAACAATAAATTATTAAATTGGACCCATGCGCATTTCTTTGTGGAATATGAGAAAACATAG